The Pithys albifrons albifrons isolate INPA30051 chromosome 1, PitAlb_v1, whole genome shotgun sequence genome contains the following window.
CAGGTTTTATCTCCCTGTACTAGTATGTCTACTGCTTTGAACTCCTACTGGTGTTTACTCTTCTCTTCAAGCAGGCAGAAAGGATAAACACTCATTTGCAGCGACTGTATCCCTCTAATCTTCTCACAACACAGTCATTATGATCAACTCCTCTTCAGTGTGTCCAGTGTGAGAGAGGCTCCCAGCGTGTTTAGCTATAGAATTTATGCTTGCTGGAATGAAAACTGCTTTGTCATTTgatacagcagcagcagcagcttgctAACTTTAGCCCcagtttttaaaactgtaaataaaactATGCACACAGTTGTAATTTATGAGCTCGCAGCCCCTAATTCCTAACTCAAACCAAAGAGGCAGGCTTCAGGCTTCAGATTTCCAAAGTTTGCAATTTTAGAACAGGAAGAGCACCAACTTTCACATAAATTTCAGCTCTTAGGCTATTACTGAACACTTAGGATGACGGAATAGATATGAACTGAGATAGCATGTCTCCTGGAAGACAAATTATACAACCTACCAAGATGTGAGTAACTCCTGTTACTTGCAAGTGGAGAGTTCATGTACTTTTTAAGCTACAGAGGAAGACACTGTTTGCCAAGAAACAAGCCTGAGATCTGGATGAGCAAGGTAAGTCATCCAAATACCTGCCACTCTTGGTGGATAGCCAGTCAATTCTCCTGTGACTACTAAACAGAAGGCTTTTCAATTCCTGTTCCCCCCTCTGTGCAGTGAAAGTGAAGTCCTGTGTCATCACTGTAAACCTTTACTGTTACCTGGGAAATGTCCTCACCATCATTAGCTACATCTATTCTACTCACTTCTCTACTTATCTGACTTTATTTATAAAGTTTTCTTAGGGCGAGCCATAAACTGCAGCAATCTAGTCACAAAATTAAAACACGAAGGCAGATAGCctgtaattaatttattaatatttcaggCAATTAGTAACAGCACTGAACTTTCTATGCCTACACATACAATTCTTTAAGCACCAGTGTCACCTCAGCCATTCATACCAGACAGGGTAAGAATTCTTATATTTCAAACATAAACTCTTAACTCGGgatttaaagtatttattttataaaatctaAATCCAACCAGCACACCTTAtgccttaatttttttctgctccacAGGTTTCAGGCGCTGTTTAATGACAAGCTCTCCCTCGCTTGTAAGAAAGGTGCCAGGTATTTCCTCTTCTGTTGGCAACCCATAGGGGAGTTTCAGTGGCTTTATTCTACAGGCAAAAGAGTTTGCTTAGTGAAATCATGTGACTAGGAGAGAGTTACATGAAGTGTTTcaaatgaacaaataaataaacaaataattaaCAAACCTGACCAGATGTTTAATAACTTTCAGTCTGGCATTCACAGAAGGGATATTTTTGTGCAGTCTTGGCTGATGCGCCTACATAAAGGATGAAACAGGTTTTACAAATGTGTTGCCAAATCCCAAATCTCTGTTCACTGACCTTTTCACACTATCAGTAAAAATATACACCACATTTGCAAATGTAAGATTTAGAGAACTGTCATGCATCACAAACATAAAGTATTAAATCAAACCTGGATCAAACCTCATTCCAGTGAAATGACAATTTGAGCTTTATTCCCATTCTATTatcaatatatttttcttccaacTGTTAAAAATACTACAGCTGTAAATAGATGAATTTAGGGGCAAAACTGCTTGCTTTAGTTATCTCTTAAATTGTTCAAGCTGTAATATAGCACTGACTAGATGAATCTTTGCACAACATGCAGTTAGCCCAAAAAGCCTGGATAAACACGTCTGGCACAAACTCTTAGTCTTGGCTTTCGAAGCCTGTTCATTGATAAAAGAGTCTTATTTGCCTTCCTGCAACATCTGAATAACATGACCCCCAGAGAAACTGAATTCCAAGTATTTACAAACCTATTTCTATTACTGTAGGAAAAATTCTCAGGGTGAAGCTCTCCTCAAGCGTGCAGAACAATACCATAGGGGGATATTCTGAATTCCCACTAAAAGCACACTTGCCATGAACATTCCCCTCAGCTCTTTAAACACATCATCAACTTCTTATATTGCTTTACAGCTGCTATAAATGTAATTATCTTTTGTGACTGCAAAACTGAGGTCCTTAAAAACCCACCACCTTAATGCTCCACTTCTGACACGTACAAGTATAAAGAACAACAATCATACTTTATCGAGCCCCAGGTCACGTACTATCTTCTTTTCCCAATATGGGCGACCAATGACACTTTTTATTCTAGTAATAACGTGGATTttgtggggctgctcagggtCACCTCCATACTTTTCATGATCACCAGGTCGTGGCTGAAATACCTAGAATGAAAAGTTCATAAAACCAGAgagttttttcctaaatatCTGATCATTATTACTATAGTCAGCTACTCTCTAAAACACACTTCAACTCTGGTAAAAATTCTTACAcgtttttcttttcatgcagTCAAAGCACCAACAAAGGGAACTCAAATGTAGTTTTTATAACATGAAgtcaaatgtatttttgtaaTGGTTTGCTGATAAATACAGTGGCTCTTGATCGTGACTGCATGACTGCACAGAAATACATGGACAACACTGGACCAGCACAACATCTAATTCATGTGCATCTCATCAGGGAGCCTCTGCTCAGCCTCTGGAAGGGAAGTTTTCCCACAGGCTTTAGGAATGCTTTTAAGGAAAAGAGTCAAGAGACACAAGATGGCATCTTGCAAAAATAAGCTAAAAATGTAAACGTAAAAAGGTAAAGCAGAAGTCAAAATTCCCGTCagttttgtttaattatttattgGACAAAATGTTTCAGTTAGAAGGGACTTCACCAACGATCATCTAGTCCATCTGCCTGATCACTTCAGGGTGAAACAAAAGCTAAAGCACATTATTAAGGCATTGCCCAAATGCCTCTAAAACAATGACAGGCTTGGGCCACTGACCACCTCTCAAGAAAGCCTTTTCCACAGTCTGACCACCTTCTCAGTAAGAAACCACTTCCTAATGGACAGTCTGAACCTGTCCTGATGCAGCTCTAAGGCACTCACAGGTTTCCTGTCACTGGATCCCAGGAAGAAGagctcagcacctcctgctccactTCCCCTCCACAGGAAGCATCAGAGAGTAGTGAGGTCACTCCTcactctccttttctccaaaccaGACAAACTCAAGAGTCCTCAGCTGCTACTCACAGGACACGCCGTCCAGCCCTGTCACCAGTTCAGTTGCACTCCTCTGGATGCATTCAAAGACCTTCACATCCTTCTTAAATTGCAGGGctcacacagcacacagcagtccaggtgaggctgcaccaacGCTGACTACAGTGGGATAATCACCTCCTTTGActggctggctgtgctgtgtttgaTGCACTCCAGGGTGGGGTTTGCCCTCCTGACTACCCGGCTTCCCTGCTGACCCCTGTTGAATTGCTGCCCACCCATGCCCCCAGAGccctttctgcagggctgctctccagctacTCCTCTCCCTGTTTATGCTTGTGCCCGATGTCGCTCCATCctaggtgcagaatctggcattTGTTCTTCTTAAATTTCATGCCACTAATGACTGCCCAAAGCTCCAGTCTGTCTGGATCTCTCTGCTAATGGTGCATTCAACTCTTGCACCCAGGTCACTGATGAATACTTTGAACAGGACTAGCCCTAGAACTGAACCCTGCAGAGCATCGCTGGTGCCCAGTCACCAGTTAGATGTAGCCCCATTCCCTGCAACCCTTCGGGCTCTGCTCTCAGCCAGTTCTTCCCCCAGTGCCCTATGAACTCACCTATAGAAATCTGTCATaccacagcaaacacagaacTTAGCAGCCTAACACCCACTATTCAGCTTCTCAGCTACTGAAGCACATACCGAGTCCGGAATTCTCGACCTGGTAAAGAGACAACGAGCCCAGGATGGGGACAccatcccctccatcctcctccacaGCACCTGCAAAGAGAGGAGGCCGTAACTCGTCTGCACTTCCCTCACACCTCTGAATACTAGTAAACAGATGACGCAGCCACGAGCCATCCCCACCAGATCCCAACCTTCCTGGAGCCTTCGGACCCCAACCCCGGCCCAGATCGCCTCCTAGATCCCCCCGGACACCCTCGATTGTCCCTTCCCGTCCTCTGTGAGCCCAAGCCccggctccagctccagcccggATCGCCCCCTGCATCCCCCCAGACATCCCCTGGATCGTCCCTTCCCGTTCCTGTGAGCCCGAGCCCCGGCACCAGCCTGGATCGCCCCCTGGATCCCCCCGGACACCCCTGATGCaccttcccggcccctgcgaGGGCCATGCCCGCCACGGCCGCCATCCCGGTGCCCTCCCTGCTTTCCGTGCGGACACCAGCTCCGCGGCACTTCAGTTCCGAGCGGGCGGAGGGAGAGCGATGCGACACCTCccctttctctcctcctccccatcccgCCGCCTgttcccggtcccggtcccgatcccgtccccgtccccgtccccgtccccgtccccgtccaTGTCGCGGCCGGGGGGCGATGGCACCGCCGCGCTGGAGCGGGCCGGGGCGGAGGCGGTGAAGCGGGCCGTGGCGCTGGATATGGCGTCCCGGTTCCAGGAGTCGCTGGTGTGTTACCAGGAGGGCATCgacctcctgctgcaggtggtGAAAGGTACCGGCGAGGGCCCGGCGAGGGCCCGGGGAGGGCGGGGGTTGGTCGGCCCCAGGGCCCAGGGCTGCGGGGTAACTGGCCCCTGTGCTTTTGTGGGTCACAGCCACGAAGGACGAGGCGAAAAAGCACCGCTACCGGCAGAAGATCTCCGAGTACATGACCAGAGCCGAAGACATTAAAAAACACAttgagaaagagaaacaagGTATTTATAAGAATCGAAACGAAGGGCGCcgagaggatggagccaggcccTTCTCGGCGGTGCCAAACACTGGGGCAGAGGCCATGGGCACAAACTGAGGCACGGGATGTTCCATCACACATGAGGAAAACTTTACTGTGcgggtgaccaagcactggaacagattggcCAGGgagttgtggagtctccctcactggagctATTCCAGAACTgcctggacacaatcctgtgccatgtgctctgggatggccctgctcgagcagggaggtgggaccaggTGACCCGCcggggtctcttccaacctgacccatcctgtggttctgtgagCCACGACCTACCCCTTCACTTTTTAAGTGTTTGTTCTTGTGTGAACGTTTATGGGTGAGGTGTTCTAACACAGATATGGTGTCCTGACCTTCCTTTCCTTGCAGATGGCAAATACCATAAACAAATCAGGATAGAGGAAAATGCAACGGGCTTTGGCTATGAAAAGCTTTTCCATGAGTACCTCAGTGAGATTGTTTCTGAAGTTTGGGTGGAGGACCCATACATTAGGCATATTCATCAGGCAAGTGGATACTAGGTGTAACTAGTACAGATGTAGGTACTAGAGAAATTCCAAGTtactaaattaaataaaactttttacAGCTGTATAACTTTCTACGATTCTGCGAGATGCTAGTGAAGGGGCCTTGCAAAGTGAAAACAATCCACCTACTCACTTCCTATGATGATGTAAGTGTCTAGATTCTGGTTTCTCTTTCCCTGTACTCATGTGATACCACATGCAAATAGAGTTGTTCTTCCTTATCTGAACTTGTTAGACTCAGGCTCTGATGCTTTCAGCAGAAAAGTCTGActtaggagaaaaataaaaaggtgataGTTGAACATAAGTAATTTTGTAAGTTCAGAGTTTTACAGTAACTAGCAAATTCTTGGTGAGCAGAATCTGAAATTGAAAAGATATTTCTGTGAAAGTTTTGTTGTGGAAAACGTcatgaaaagcaaagcatctCTTGAGGTCCAGAGTTTTTTGTTCTTCCAACAGCTGTATTTCAGTGTCATTTTAGAggctttgcagagctgaaatCTCTCAAACTAGCACTGCACTAATTTATAGTGTTACTACACTTGTTTTTAATAGTAATTCATATCTAGTTTCAAAGGGCTGAGGGTGAGCTCCTCCTCCACATCCCTTAGCAAATGTACCTGTAATATCTCTGCTCTTTATCCTGTCTTTGAAACTGTGAATCTGCCTTCACCCAAGTAACTTTCTTTTGGTTTACTTTGATATTAAAAAGGTTTTGTTGCTGAGTTGAGGAAGAGCTGACTAGAAGTGGACATCTATTATAAGAAACCCCATAAAACTCacattattttcacttttgaCAGGGTAGTGGGAGGAGTCAGCAGATGAGTGGCTTGGAAGAAATACAACAGTCTTTAAGGAGTCATGGAGTAACACTGAATATTGAATTTTCATCCTCTATACATGATCGAGAAATCAGGTGAGCGATACGAAAAATGAGTGAATGCCAGTTATTTGAAGTCAAACTACTTAACCCTCACTTTTCAGACAATTATTAGTTGCAGCTGTGATTAACAAAGTGGAAGGCAGTGACCCTTACTGGATAAAATCAGCCCTCCATAGTTTCAAGTTTTCTAGTTGTGAACATCATATTAGTTGTCCTTTTATACAGAATAGTGTCTTCTGTGGTCAACAGAGGTACTGGTGACACCAAGAAAGAATTGTGAATGAAACAAGGAGCTTGTGCATCCCGTGAATGTAACTACTTTTTTTATTCAACATACTCATAGTATTCAAATTTGTGAATTTTTCAAACAGATTCAACAACGGATGGATGATTAAGATAGGAAGGGGTCTTGATTATTTTAAGAAACCACAGGTAAAAATGCTTTGACCTCTTTAATTACCTGAGAATGGGCTTTTCCAGTCAGTACCTGCTCACCATGTCAATTCTGTCCATTTCTGCAGGGTCGTTTCAGCATTGGATACTGTGACTTGGACTTGCGACCTTGTCATGAAACAACAGTGGATGTCTTTCACACTAAACATACAAAGAAAATGTGATCAGATATGACTGTTTTTAATAAGTGTTTTCATAAGCATAGAAATGCCCGAGTCCAGCTGACTGCCCTCAGAAGCAACTCTTCCAAGTACTTAGTGCAGCACAGCTTTTATAATCTATAGATTTAAGAATATTTGAGGCTTTTCAGCCTGAGAAAACACAACTGTACAATTCCTTCACTGTACTTCTTCTGTAATCTTAACTAATACAATGCATGTCTAAATTTTATCTTGATTTCATAGCAGACCCTCAGTATTGTCTTTCAAAGGCCTCTTAACTGTCGTCTCTGGTTTTAGTATTGCTTTTGTCTTGAGCCAGTTTTGGTTTTTAGAATTTACCACCTTACAAGCACTAGAAGCTGGGCTGTCACATGTCTTCTTTTATAAACAAtcttatttatttcctttaatttctgtATTCTAGTCATGACTACTATTCCGCTGGGTTTTGGTCAATCCCATAATACCTTATTTTACTGACTTCACTACTAAGCCCAAATTTAACATCCCATTTGCAAAGCTCCTTGCCTGCAAAGGTTGTAGCATTCATTGTACAGTCATTGTGGGGTTACCTTACGTGTCTCTGCGTTATGGATTTTGGCCTGGGAAGGCTGCAAACAGCTGTGGTCTCTTCCCTGTCACTCCTGTAtgtttttttattctgtgatgTGTGGTCATGTACCTGATTTCCATCCTTTGCATTAGGTGTGGAAAGGATGTATGATCCTCTCTCAGTCTTATTCTCTAAAGTCTAGTGAGGCTATTAATGCCAGTCTCAACTGCAGTGAGCTATTTCCCTACTACTAGTCCCCTAGAAACCCCAAAATTTAATGTTCTTTGGAAAGTTGGATGCCCTGCATAGCTCAGTTGGtcagagcatggtgctaataatgcatcatgggttcagtccccatatgggccattcacttcagagttggacttggtgatccttatgggtcccttccaactcagaatattctgtgattctaaggaATATGCTATTTGGAGGATAGACAAAAGTCTTTCCTTGTCATTCCATCATCCTTTGGAAACCAGAAGATATTACCTGAGCCgttgcttctttttcttcctaaataaGAGTTCTTTGTTAGCAAGAATCTGCCAAAGTCATATATTCTGACATGAAAAATAGGCAGGGGCCTCTTTTGCAGGTCCCATTGAAATCTTTTCAGCCTCAGGACTGATAGGTGCCTTATGCTTTCTGCCTCCTGTAATACAGTAGGCCTCTGTATTCTAGTAGCATGTTTATAGGTGTATTCTAttatccttttttccccttaatgtgctttattatttcattttctgtcatttaatGCTGCTATTCTTATCACCTTTCCTCTAACAAATCTATTCCACAGAAATCAAAAAGAAATGGAGCTGGTCTTTGCCTTATTTTCTGGGCCACAATTTGTTGATGGTTTGCCTTCCTTTTCTTACAGTGTCTCAGCTTTGGAGCGTTACATCAGGAAAATGAATAATAGTTGTgccacagagctgtgtgctACTAGTTGTTCCCCTAAACATTCCACAGGAGCTCCCTGACTTGCTGCTGTGATACTAGTTTTCTAGTTACTGTTGTGAATTTTATTGAGTTTTGTATAATATATGCCTATTTTTAATgggaataaaaattattttgtattatttgtaGCTTTAGTCATCTGTCTGACTTCTTCACTGCATAGGGTAATTCAAGGAAGCTGGGTAATGCCTCACAGATCCAGCTATGTTTGGCAGAAGGCTCTCTGTAAATACAGTAAGCTTCCCAAATGTGAAGCTTTGTGTCTTTTAATCAAGTCCAGCAATTTCAAATATACAGCGGCAAAATAAAGAGCTTTTCCTTCTAATTCAGCTTTAATTCAGTAGCTAAGACTACGGCTTCCCTTGCAGATCCCGTGGATATGCAGTGTCTGTATGTATGGACAATTAAGCCCTTAGTGACGTACCAGCTGGTGTCAGTAGGAACACCATGTATGAAGAGCAATGAGCATGAAGGAGTGGAAAACAAACTCTCAGAGAAATCATTTTACTGACTTCAAGCCGTATTCTGTGTTGCTGCTCACACTGATGCAGTCAGGTCATCACCTGAATTGTGCCCTCCTGGCATCACCTGTGATGAGCTTAATTCACCTTCTCTGCTGGGTTCAGCTGAGTGCTGCTCAGCCCTACAGCCAGGTCCCAGCTGAGGGCTGGATTCACCCCAACTGACTGC
Protein-coding sequences here:
- the MRPL30 gene encoding large ribosomal subunit protein uL30m — protein: MAAVAGMALAGAGKVLWRRMEGMVSPSWARCLFTRSRIPDSVFQPRPGDHEKYGGDPEQPHKIHVITRIKSVIGRPYWEKKIVRDLGLDKAHQPRLHKNIPSVNARLKVIKHLVRIKPLKLPYGLPTEEEIPGTFLTSEGELVIKQRLKPVEQKKIKA
- the MITD1 gene encoding MIT domain-containing protein 1, whose translation is MRHLPFLSSSPSRRLFPVPVPIPSPSPSPSPSPSMSRPGGDGTAALERAGAEAVKRAVALDMASRFQESLVCYQEGIDLLLQVVKATKDEAKKHRYRQKISEYMTRAEDIKKHIEKEKQDGKYHKQIRIEENATGFGYEKLFHEYLSEIVSEVWVEDPYIRHIHQLYNFLRFCEMLVKGPCKVKTIHLLTSYDDGSGRSQQMSGLEEIQQSLRSHGVTLNIEFSSSIHDREIRFNNGWMIKIGRGLDYFKKPQGRFSIGYCDLDLRPCHETTVDVFHTKHTKKM